A segment of the Necator americanus strain Aroian chromosome IV, whole genome shotgun sequence genome:
CACCAATCACATGACTGAACAGGGATGCTTTGTCAGGTTCGGTTATGTTTCGTCTCAAGATAACCCGGCTGATTGCGCAACAAGGGGATTGAACAAAGATGAGCTAGTGTTACACTTTTGGTGGACAGGCCCCAACTTTATTTACTTCCCGTCACGAAAGTGGTTAAATCagggaaaatttttgagattgaTGAAGACGATAAAACTAATTGGAATGAGAATGAAGACCCAATGAAAGTCTTCATCATCgatgatgcagggagagaaaagaaaaagaagaattcgaaCTACTTGAGCCTGCTAAAATTCGGACCCTTGGAAAGGCGAGAAGGATCATGGCATACGTTGTTCGATTCGTGGTCACGATAGTCGCTAAACTCAATACAAAACGCGATCGTTCATTGACCCTGTCATTAATGATAAAATGCGATCAGTCATTAGCTTATGGACCATTAAGTGGAAAGGAAATTCAAAAGGCTGAGACATTGCTGATCAAGCATcaccaagaaacaaaaatcaccCCCGAAATTATTAAAGCACTGCAACATCTCAATATCCTCAAAGATGATGAAGGGATTCTCCGTTGTTACGGACGTCTTGAACGTGCTCAAATGAACGACATGACGAAATATCCCATCTTCATCTTGCAAAAAACTGATCTTGCAAAAATGATTATCTGTGATTACCATCGAAAAGGTTATCCAGGAATAAATCATACAATAGCGCTTATTAGGCAAAAGTTCTGGATACCACAATTGCGCTCACAAGTCACCACTTTGATTCGTAAATGCCTGCAATGTCAAAAGTTCAATAATCTGCCATATAAGTACCCACAACAAGAAGACTTACCAAAAGAGAGGGTCATACGATCCTACCCGTTTCAGCACGTTGGACTGGATTATTTCGGGCCACTACCGATCATAAGTCCCGTAGGTCAGGGGAAATGCTATGGATCCATCATTACGTGCATGACAACAAGACTCATTCATTTGGATGTAGTCTCCGACCTCACCACTGTAGCATTTCTACATATGcttcgacgttttttttttgcaagaagagGCATTCCTCAGTCAATAACGAGCGATAACGCACCTACCTTCGAATTGGGGGAAACAATACTGAATGAAAGTATTCGAGCTGCAGAAAGTGATCCAACAGTAGCAACAGAATTGAGTGACAAAGCAATTGACTGGAAACATATTACGCCGTATGCTCCCTGGCAAGGAAGGTTTTATTAAAGGCTAATTAAATCCGTCAAATGCTCACTCTACAAAACCATGGGAAGATCACTTTTGTCTTTCGAAGAACTTTCAACAATTATTGTTGAGATTGAGGGACTGTTGAATACACGACCGCTCACGTACATAAGCAATGACCTCAATATGGATCATATCCTTCGTCCGATCGACTTTCTGCAAAAAGACCTGACAATACATCATCCAATGGGAACTATGAACGACGAACTGCATGATCCAAGCTATGCTCCACCTGAGCAGATAGGAATGTTACAAACAAAAAGGCAAGCAATAATAACTCTACAATCTTCATGCGAACTTACAGAAAAATTTTGGCATGTCTGGCAAACACAATATCTTACTGCTCTTAGGGAGAAACATCTAACCCAagtaggaaagaagaaaggttGTTCCCAAGTTCCAAAAGAAGGAGCGATAGTTCTCATTTGCGACTCAATACAACCTCGTCACTCCTGGAAAATGGGAACAATAACCAAGCTGGTTCAAAATAACAAGGGAACAACACGAGAAGCAATCGTACGCTTACCATCACAACGTCTGATACGACGTCCAGTGAATCTTCTCGTCCCTCTCGAATTGGAAGATGATTCCTTGGATAATCCGACTacccaagaaagaaagatttctGAGATCGAAACCAGCGTCTCGCAATCACAGAATACACCAACAAGTACCAGGTACAATCTCAGGAAAAGAAGATCTATCAACTACGGTAACAATGACCATGAAGGATCTGCTAGGGAACAAGGACGAGAAAATGACCGTTCTCGCAATCCTTTATCAATATCCAAGATGCTACAAGTTTCATTAGTATTGATACTCATGAATTTGCCTAATGTAATCAATGAATCTACGGTGAAGAATGAAACGCGCATTATTCAATGCATTGAAGGTGGAGTACAACTTATTTCTCCCGAACGAAATCCCTATGAAATAGGCGCGGAACACTACTGCGTGCAGATAGATACACCAAGAACGGAAGAAAACATCAGTTTTCCACCAGAAATTACGTTACACGAACATCTGGTACAATGAAAACTCCCTGAAATACAGAATGTTCGCATTGTTGAAATACAATGCCCACCAGCTCCATTCTGTCAATCAATAATATGTACCTTCTGTGCAGTCAATATTCTAAATCCAGAATGTTGGCCAAAGAGTGCAATACTGGCGACTGCAATACCATTATATTTTCTGATAACAGGATGCTATGTTTTCCTCTACGTACCATATGTAGTGCGTCAACCAGTTCGTGTACTTATGAGAATATTTTGGAAGCTCATAAGGCTCGTTTATCGAGGATGTCAAAAACTCGGTAAAAAGAGGAATTCCAGATCAATGACAAGACGAAGACTCCTAGCCGAAATCATAGCAACAGCAGTATTAGTCAACATACCAGTTACCAATCAATGCCAGCAAATCAATGTATTTAGTCATTTTTCCACGATTTGTACAAAGAACACCCTGAAACCATGTCAAGTCCAGGTTTCAGAGGTACTAAAAATCAGCCCGTTCAAACGCGAGGCTTATATTCGTCTTTTACAAAACGAGACCGCAGTGCATGAGATTCGTATTCAATGCAAGTCACTAGTTCTCAAATGTGAACCAGAGACAGACCTCTTTACCAGAGATACTATGCACAAAGTGGTGGACAGCAAACGCTGCCCCCACACTAGGTCATGCGTGGGCGAAAAATGCCGCTCAATAAACGCATTTCAGAATTAGCGGAGGAAAACCAATATCCAGGAAACACAGCCTGTGTAGAATCATGTGGTGGTTTGGGCTGTGATTGCTTCTATCCTAGCTCCGGTTGCTTGTTTTACAGAATTTACCCCCAACCAAAAAGCGaccaaatatttgaaatcttCCATTGCAATAGATGGACAGAAGcagcaaaaattgaaatcaccCACATTGATGGGGTACAGAAGAGAACTACATCGCTAGTAGCGCAACTTGTACCTAACGTACGTAACGTACCTTTAAAGTGGAAAATGTTTACAATTACGCTAACCTCCGTCACAATACTTCCACTACCTCTTCTTAGCACTCAATTCATCTGGGATGGTAACCGCACTGCTTTGTGGAAATCTAATGCTGTACCAGTACTAAAATGCTT
Coding sequences within it:
- a CDS encoding hypothetical protein (NECATOR_CHRIV.G14138.T1), which encodes MAYVVRFVVTIVAKLNTKRDRSLTLSLMIKCDQSLAYGPLSGKEIQKAETLLIKHHQETKITPEIIKALQHLNILKDDEGILRCYGRLERAQMNDMTKYPIFILQKTDLAKMIICDYHRKGYPGINHTIALIRQKFWIPQLRSQVTTLIRKCLQCQKFNNLPYKYPQQEDLPKERVIRSYPFQHVGLDYFGPLPIISPVGQGKCYGSIITCMTTRLIHLDVVSDLTTVAFLHMLRRFFFARRGIPQSITSDNAPTFELGETILNESIRAAESDPTVATELSDKAIDWKHITPYAPWQGRFY
- a CDS encoding hypothetical protein (NECATOR_CHRIV.G14139.T1), coding for MGRSLLSFEELSTIIVEIEGLLNTRPLTYISNDLNMDHILRPIDFLQKDLTIHHPMGTMNDELHDPSYAPPEQIGMLQTKRQAIITLQSSCELTEKFWHVWQTQYLTALREKHLTQVGKKKGCSQVPKEGAIVLICDSIQPRHSWKMGTITKLVQNNKGTTREAIVRLPSQRLIRRPVNLLVPLELEDDSLDNPTTQERKISEIETSVSQSQNTPTSTRYNLRKRRSINYGNNDHEGSAREQGRENDRSRNPLSISKMLQVSLVLILMNLPNVINESTVKNETRIIQCIEGGVQLISPERNPYEIGAEHYCVQIDTPRTEENISFPPEITLHEHLVQ